Part of the Candidatus Poribacteria bacterium genome is shown below.
AGGCTATTGAAATGGTCAACATCTGTGAGCAACACAACGTGCAGCTGATGGTGAACCAAAACTCCTGCTTTGTTCCGGGTTTCCTCGCCATTGAACCCTACATCAACGCCGAATACCTCGGCGAAATCTACCACGTCTCCATAACCTGCAACGGATTTTACACCGAATTCCCTGAACGCCACTTGATTCCAGCGATGCAGGTGCATCACGTTGGACTTGTCTATAAATGGTTTGGCGAATATGAAAGTGTTTACTGTCAAGCACACGGACATAACCGCCCAATTGAGGCAGGCGAAACTCTTTCTGTCGCGCTCTTCAAAAGTCGGAGCGGTGTACAGGGTTTGCTTTCGTGTAACTGGGCATTTCTTGCCAACCCCGGACGCAACTTACAACATCCGCACGAGGAAATCCGCATCCAAGGCACCAAAGGGGCTATCTACGGGAACAGTGATGATATGACGGTTCACCTCACAGAACCAGAAACCCGAGAAATTAAACCGTCAATAGAGGGGACGTGGTTCCCAGATGCTTTTGGGAATGTGATGGCTCACTTTTTGGAGTGCTTACAAACAGGTGAAAAACCGATCACGGATGGGCGGGGTAACCTACACGTTGTCCAGACGCTTTTCGCCATGCATCAGTCTGCCACATCAGGAGCAGTCATTATGCTTGATGATATTCCGCTGGATGGCGCCCACAATCTGAATCCGCATCCCGTCCATAGCGCAGATGACACTACTATTTTGCAATGACATCACTACAGCCACACCTTCTAATTTCCTGCACAGCGGCAGCCTAATAATTAACCCCAAAAAGTTGCGCTCGCCTTCCGCTTAATGCCTCTACCAATCGCCTCTCCGATTATCCCAGAGAT
Proteins encoded:
- a CDS encoding Gfo/Idh/MocA family oxidoreductase, which translates into the protein MTDIQEFGIGLIGLGIGQQHLLGYQRRGLHVAAICDKDVTRLNEVGNAFGIDKRYTRIADLIADTDVDVVDMAVQPWIRSPIVKAAAEAGKHILCQKPFSMSMQQAIEMVNICEQHNVQLMVNQNSCFVPGFLAIEPYINAEYLGEIYHVSITCNGFYTEFPERHLIPAMQVHHVGLVYKWFGEYESVYCQAHGHNRPIEAGETLSVALFKSRSGVQGLLSCNWAFLANPGRNLQHPHEEIRIQGTKGAIYGNSDDMTVHLTEPETREIKPSIEGTWFPDAFGNVMAHFLECLQTGEKPITDGRGNLHVVQTLFAMHQSATSGAVIMLDDIPLDGAHNLNPHPVHSADDTTILQ